One Nitrosopumilus piranensis genomic region harbors:
- a CDS encoding NAD-dependent epimerase/dehydratase family protein, giving the protein MNILITGGAGFVGRYLAKSFSQHKITIFDNFSNSSQNDISNIHFIQGDILDYETLLKSSKGTDVMIHLAAKTDVFESVTNPEDTMNVNVNGTINVLKCCKQNKIKKIVFASSAAVYGNCDQLPINEKTITKPTSPYGQSKLQAENEIKKFAKEFGIEYVILRMFNVYGKGQNIQYAGVITKFLENISRDKEILIYGDGKQTRDFISINDIVDAYSCALESKISGTYNIASGKSTSINELAKTMLDVFNKKLEIKHEKEKEGDIKYSLADVSLAQKEIGFAAKRKLRDELISISN; this is encoded by the coding sequence ATGAATATTTTGATTACTGGAGGAGCAGGTTTTGTTGGACGATATTTAGCAAAATCTTTTAGTCAACACAAAATTACAATTTTTGATAATTTTTCAAACAGTTCACAAAATGATATTTCAAATATTCATTTCATACAAGGTGATATCTTAGACTATGAGACTTTGTTAAAATCAAGTAAAGGAACAGATGTTATGATTCACTTGGCAGCAAAAACAGATGTGTTTGAATCAGTTACCAACCCAGAAGACACAATGAATGTTAATGTTAATGGAACAATCAATGTTTTAAAGTGTTGCAAACAAAATAAAATAAAGAAAATAGTTTTTGCATCATCAGCTGCAGTATACGGTAATTGTGATCAATTACCAATAAATGAAAAAACAATTACAAAACCTACATCACCATACGGTCAAAGTAAGTTACAAGCAGAAAATGAAATAAAGAAATTTGCAAAAGAATTTGGAATAGAATATGTAATTTTAAGAATGTTTAATGTTTATGGAAAAGGACAAAACATACAGTATGCAGGAGTCATTACAAAATTTTTAGAAAATATTTCAAGAGATAAAGAGATTTTAATTTACGGAGATGGAAAACAGACAAGAGATTTTATTTCAATAAATGACATAGTTGATGCATATTCGTGTGCATTAGAATCAAAAATTAGTGGAACATATAACATTGCATCAGGAAAATCAACATCAATAAATGAACTTGCAAAAACTATGTTAGATGTATTTAATAAAAAACTAGAGATAAAACATGAAAAAGAGAAAGAGGGAGATATCAAATATAGTTTAGCAGATGTATCCTTGGCACAAAAAGAAATTGGTTTTGCTGCAAAAAGAAAACTAAGAGATGAATTAATATCTATCTCGAATTAA
- a CDS encoding glycosyltransferase family 2 protein, producing MKLACIPAFNEETYIEDVVKKSLPHVDQVVVCDDGSTDATAKIAKDAGAIVISQKNQGYGAAIATLFDYARKENAQIMITLDGDGQHNPEQIPLLVDAITAHNVDVAVGSRFLDDSTDVSGYRKSGIKIITSASNYGTNFKVTDSQSGFRAYSKVAIDAIHPTEQGMSVSTEILLKISNKGLSVAEVPVTISYQGDTSDQHSVPHGVSVLMNTLKYVSIKHPVQFYGIPGIVLLIAGIILGGIFLDAYLSEQTVFYGSLLGSVVLFLLGAILSVTAIILFSMANLIRDRY from the coding sequence ATGAAACTGGCATGTATTCCTGCATTTAATGAAGAAACCTACATAGAAGATGTTGTTAAAAAATCACTCCCGCATGTTGATCAAGTTGTAGTTTGCGATGATGGTTCTACTGATGCAACTGCAAAGATTGCAAAAGACGCTGGTGCAATTGTAATCTCACAAAAGAATCAGGGATATGGAGCAGCTATTGCAACACTATTTGATTATGCAAGAAAAGAAAATGCTCAGATTATGATAACTTTGGATGGCGATGGACAACACAACCCAGAACAAATTCCACTATTGGTAGATGCAATTACTGCTCACAATGTTGATGTTGCAGTTGGTTCTAGATTCTTAGATGACTCAACTGATGTATCTGGATATAGAAAATCTGGAATCAAAATTATTACATCAGCTTCAAATTATGGAACAAACTTCAAAGTAACTGATTCTCAATCTGGATTTAGAGCATATTCTAAAGTTGCAATTGATGCAATTCATCCTACAGAACAAGGAATGTCTGTATCAACTGAGATTTTACTAAAAATTTCAAACAAAGGATTATCGGTTGCTGAAGTTCCTGTAACTATTTCGTATCAAGGTGATACATCAGATCAGCACTCTGTTCCTCATGGTGTTTCTGTACTGATGAATACTCTAAAGTATGTCTCAATAAAACATCCCGTTCAATTTTATGGAATTCCTGGAATTGTATTATTAATTGCAGGAATTATTTTAGGTGGAATATTCTTAGATGCATATCTCAGCGAACAAACTGTATTTTATGGATCATTGCTTGGGTCTGTTGTATTATTTTTACTAGGTGCAATATTGTCTGTTACTGCAATTATCTTATTTTCTATGGCTAATTTAATTCGAGATAGATATTAA
- a CDS encoding glycosyltransferase family 4 protein — protein MTFSQKIIFVIPWYGKDATGGAEIQCKTLAEHLRDSGLDVEVYTTCSKQFQGEWKDDLKPGKYLENKIPVHRFRLDKRNKSLFDSINHKIISLQKISIQEEKDFFKNNINSKDLLNAIKKDSTSLFIFIPYLYGTTFFGYQIHPDRSVLIPCIHDEGYAKMNLVKEMLSKVRAISFNSLPEKQFASSLTKISQNKILGEGIDFIKKETSLQNFKEKYNLDKFILCAGRKDNQKNTSLLIDYFCTYLKKNNSDLKLVLTGKGTVDIPSQFSKNILDVFLTREELNNAYSSALFLCLPSINESFSRVIMESWTNKTPVLVNGKCSVTKHFCLESNGGLYFENYLEFEACLNYFLNNPNVSQNLGQNGFDYVKNNYDWKHIVQSYIEFFNELQK, from the coding sequence ATGACTTTTTCTCAAAAAATTATATTTGTTATTCCATGGTATGGAAAAGATGCAACAGGTGGGGCAGAAATTCAATGCAAAACACTTGCAGAACATCTACGTGACTCTGGATTAGATGTCGAAGTTTATACAACATGTTCTAAACAATTTCAAGGAGAATGGAAAGATGATCTTAAACCCGGCAAATATTTAGAAAATAAAATACCTGTTCATAGATTTAGATTAGACAAACGTAACAAATCTCTCTTTGATTCTATTAATCACAAAATAATTTCTTTACAAAAGATCTCAATACAAGAAGAAAAAGATTTTTTTAAAAATAATATTAACAGTAAAGATTTGTTAAATGCAATTAAAAAAGATTCTACTAGTCTATTTATTTTTATACCTTATTTGTATGGGACAACATTTTTTGGTTATCAGATTCACCCTGACCGTTCTGTTTTGATTCCTTGTATTCATGATGAGGGATATGCAAAAATGAATCTTGTTAAAGAAATGCTTTCCAAAGTTAGAGCAATATCTTTTAATTCTTTACCTGAAAAACAATTTGCATCATCTCTTACAAAAATTTCTCAAAATAAGATACTTGGAGAGGGAATAGATTTTATTAAGAAAGAAACTTCGTTACAAAATTTTAAAGAAAAATATAATCTTGATAAATTTATTTTATGTGCTGGAAGAAAAGATAATCAAAAAAACACTTCTTTACTAATTGATTATTTTTGTACATATTTAAAAAAAAATAATTCTGATTTAAAACTTGTTCTAACTGGTAAAGGGACTGTTGATATTCCATCACAGTTTTCAAAAAATATACTTGATGTGTTTTTAACTCGTGAAGAATTAAACAATGCATATTCTTCAGCATTATTTTTATGTCTCCCATCTATTAATGAAAGTTTTTCAAGAGTAATAATGGAATCTTGGACAAACAAAACCCCTGTGTTAGTTAATGGTAAATGCTCTGTTACAAAGCATTTCTGTTTAGAAAGCAATGGCGGATTATATTTTGAAAATTATTTAGAATTTGAGGCATGCCTGAATTACTTTCTCAACAATCCTAATGTATCACAAAATTTGGGGCAAAATGGCTTTGATTATGTAAAAAACAACTATGACTGGAAACATATAGTTCAATCTTACATTGAATTTTTTAACGAACTTCAAAAGTAA
- a CDS encoding FkbM family methyltransferase → MSDLTQQITKLYELFLDRTPNQVEIDYWNNQIDSGLNFEGLFNKIKFSKEAELLELKKQAYDPKTETISITLAENTLSLDCNDKVAIETYLVVEYEPGTTNFLKKILKKGMNVINIGANIGYFTLLAARQIGPEGKVFAFEPFPKTVELLKKNIDSNGFQNVQVESKAVSNKTDFATLLTGGSSLHNFISKKKFPQLNEIKVPTITVDDFLKNEKKNIDLIFIDAEGQEPLIFEGMKNTLENKNIDIVFEYNPFTLNFSDTTPDDLLDPLSEMGFQLYMIDENTSSLKSISKSELIKQIIPPQVANVYLTRKSNI, encoded by the coding sequence ATGAGTGACTTGACTCAACAAATCACAAAATTATATGAATTATTTTTAGATCGTACCCCAAATCAAGTTGAAATTGATTACTGGAATAATCAAATTGATTCAGGTTTAAACTTTGAAGGCTTGTTTAATAAAATTAAATTCTCTAAGGAGGCCGAACTTTTAGAATTAAAAAAGCAAGCATATGATCCAAAAACCGAAACTATTAGTATTACACTTGCTGAAAATACTTTATCTCTCGATTGCAATGATAAAGTTGCAATTGAAACGTATCTTGTAGTAGAATATGAACCAGGAACAACAAATTTTCTAAAGAAAATTCTAAAAAAAGGAATGAATGTAATCAATATTGGAGCTAACATTGGTTACTTTACGCTTTTAGCTGCAAGACAAATAGGTCCTGAAGGTAAAGTGTTTGCATTTGAACCATTTCCAAAAACAGTAGAACTTTTGAAAAAAAATATTGATTCAAATGGATTTCAAAATGTTCAAGTTGAATCAAAAGCAGTTTCAAATAAAACTGATTTTGCAACTCTCTTGACTGGAGGAAGTTCATTACACAACTTTATTTCAAAAAAAAAATTTCCACAATTAAACGAAATTAAAGTCCCAACAATTACCGTTGATGATTTTTTAAAAAATGAGAAAAAAAACATTGATCTGATTTTTATTGATGCTGAAGGACAAGAACCTCTTATCTTTGAAGGTATGAAAAACACACTTGAAAATAAAAATATTGATATTGTCTTTGAATACAATCCATTCACACTAAATTTTTCTGATACGACTCCTGATGATCTTTTAGATCCCCTTTCTGAGATGGGATTTCAATTATACATGATTGATGAAAACACAAGCTCCTTGAAATCTATAAGTAAATCTGAATTGATCAAACAAATCATTCCTCCACAAGTTGCAAATGTCTACTTAACCCGAAAATCCAATATTTAG
- a CDS encoding FkbM family methyltransferase: protein MIENEVKKIMDEIKNQIQNSSQPSKITSENIISLASSRYQEQLSHLDSKNLERVAELDAVVSKEQKKNNLNIFNDDFDENLIQANLSYDIQTINKIDTFKPKLIRKLVLKFRNLIQNEVRFALNPIVDKQIKFNINITRSVNGLKKILDSIELKHQLRIDKLESDSVRIDLLTIFNAYHYYLKRDPTSSELKQLFEYDFMDDPVYKQLMIIKKSDEAKKVLKNELSTKGIMMYDDTFCYKKIDNQIIHFNFNDKNYLEPFSNNELYEPGTTNFLKKILKKGMNVINIGANIGYFTLLAARQIGPEGKVFAFEPFPKTVELLKKNIDSNGFQNVQIITLAVSDRKENSFLALKSDSGHNFVTPAPPNEYDYLEIITTTIDDYFDESAQIDFIIMDAEGYESRIFDGMKKSLEKNAPIQILTEYNPHTLKIAGTSGSEFLEKLEKLDFNIQIIDADGMPKTYIKNELLKMKFPNTATLFLTKHISEII, encoded by the coding sequence ATGATTGAAAATGAAGTCAAAAAAATTATGGATGAAATAAAAAATCAAATTCAAAATTCCTCACAACCTTCAAAAATTACCTCTGAAAATATTATTTCATTAGCTTCATCAAGATATCAAGAACAATTATCTCACCTTGATTCTAAAAATTTAGAGCGTGTTGCTGAACTTGATGCTGTAGTTTCAAAAGAACAAAAAAAGAATAATTTAAATATCTTTAATGATGATTTTGATGAAAATCTTATTCAAGCAAATTTGTCTTATGATATTCAAACAATAAACAAAATTGACACATTCAAACCAAAACTCATTAGAAAATTAGTTTTAAAATTTAGAAATTTAATACAAAATGAAGTACGATTTGCATTAAATCCTATTGTGGACAAACAAATTAAATTTAATATTAATATAACGAGATCAGTAAATGGACTAAAAAAAATTCTAGATTCTATTGAACTTAAACATCAACTAAGAATCGATAAACTTGAAAGTGATTCTGTTAGAATTGATCTCTTAACTATCTTTAATGCATATCATTACTATCTAAAAAGAGATCCAACTTCTTCAGAGTTAAAACAATTATTTGAATATGATTTTATGGATGATCCTGTTTACAAACAACTTATGATAATAAAAAAATCGGATGAGGCAAAAAAAGTATTGAAAAATGAACTTAGTACAAAAGGTATTATGATGTATGATGATACATTTTGTTACAAAAAAATTGATAATCAAATAATTCATTTTAATTTTAATGACAAAAATTATCTAGAACCATTTTCAAATAATGAACTATATGAACCAGGAACAACAAATTTTCTAAAGAAAATTCTAAAAAAAGGAATGAATGTAATCAATATTGGAGCTAACATTGGTTACTTTACGCTTTTAGCTGCAAGACAAATAGGTCCTGAAGGTAAAGTGTTTGCATTTGAACCATTTCCAAAAACAGTAGAACTTTTGAAAAAAAATATTGATTCAAATGGATTTCAAAATGTTCAAATTATTACTTTGGCAGTATCTGATAGAAAAGAAAATTCTTTTCTTGCATTAAAATCTGATAGTGGGCACAATTTTGTAACACCTGCTCCTCCCAATGAATATGATTATCTAGAAATTATTACTACTACTATTGATGATTATTTTGATGAATCTGCCCAAATTGATTTTATTATAATGGATGCAGAAGGATATGAGTCTAGAATATTTGATGGTATGAAAAAATCCCTTGAAAAAAATGCGCCAATACAAATCCTTACAGAATATAACCCACATACACTAAAAATTGCAGGTACTAGCGGGAGTGAATTTTTAGAAAAACTAGAAAAACTTGATTTTAACATACAAATCATTGATGCAGATGGAATGCCTAAAACCTATATCAAAAATGAATTATTAAAAATGAAATTTCCTAATACTGCAACTTTATTTTTAACAAAACACATATCTGAAATTATATAG
- a CDS encoding glycosyltransferase — protein sequence MKQTIHQFLPVLARHDAIGETVLEMQKSIVNFGYNSEIFVEKQIDPTKSITKPFTEYTPQKNDLIIYHHSIGSELAKFLSRIDQPKLLFYHNITPSKFFVEYDQTLVSELEQGRDQLKILSNSFEYAMAASGYNKNELTSYGFKTILDMQYFLNLERFNKINLDQQILDSYNDTTNIIFVGRRSPNKKVEDILKIFAYYKIFNPKSKLFLLGGSWSVEKYVKKLEKLKKKLKINNEDVVSIETLSDKELKSYFEISDVFVCMSEHEGFCIPLVESMHFHVPIIAFNAGAVPDTLGGSGILVNHKKFGEIAQIIDILMSDDLLKEQIIKQQNERLMNFNNEKATILLKNNIELVLKSIS from the coding sequence TTGAAACAAACAATACATCAATTCCTTCCGGTATTGGCAAGACACGATGCAATAGGAGAAACGGTGCTTGAAATGCAAAAATCTATTGTCAACTTCGGTTATAATTCTGAAATCTTTGTTGAAAAACAAATAGATCCTACCAAATCAATAACAAAACCTTTCACTGAATATACCCCTCAAAAAAATGACTTAATAATTTATCATCATTCTATTGGTTCTGAATTGGCAAAATTTCTATCAAGAATTGATCAACCAAAATTATTATTTTATCATAACATAACTCCTTCAAAATTCTTTGTAGAATATGATCAAACACTTGTATCTGAACTGGAGCAAGGACGAGACCAACTCAAAATCTTATCTAATTCGTTTGAATATGCAATGGCTGCATCAGGATATAACAAAAATGAATTAACATCTTATGGATTTAAAACAATTCTTGATATGCAATATTTCTTAAACTTGGAAAGATTCAATAAAATAAATTTGGATCAACAAATTTTAGATTCTTATAATGATACTACTAACATTATTTTTGTAGGTAGACGTTCACCAAATAAAAAAGTAGAAGATATTTTGAAAATATTTGCATATTATAAAATATTTAATCCAAAATCAAAACTATTTTTACTTGGTGGAAGCTGGTCTGTAGAAAAATATGTTAAAAAATTAGAAAAATTAAAGAAAAAACTAAAAATCAATAATGAAGATGTTGTTTCAATTGAAACACTTTCAGATAAAGAATTAAAGTCATATTTTGAGATATCTGATGTATTTGTATGTATGAGTGAACATGAGGGATTTTGTATTCCACTTGTGGAATCTATGCATTTTCATGTTCCAATAATTGCTTTTAATGCAGGTGCTGTTCCCGATACTCTGGGGGGCTCAGGAATCTTAGTTAATCACAAAAAATTTGGTGAAATTGCTCAAATTATTGATATTCTAATGTCAGATGATTTGTTGAAAGAACAAATCATTAAACAACAAAATGAAAGATTGATGAATTTTAATAATGAAAAAGCAACAATTCTATTAAAAAATAACATTGAATTAGTTCTTAAATCAATTTCATAG
- a CDS encoding ABC transporter permease codes for MNEEIKEILSFKSLIFTFAVMDLKLRYRNSILGIAWSFLEPLFILSILNLVFSTILLNNIEYFPIFLILSLVMYNMFTRSTSMSTESMLSKATIIKSVYLKREIFAISSTITAFLMMLIEFSIVIVFIGVFQFTPTVTSLAIPLLVILLFVFSLGISLPLSALNVRFRDTRIIWTVLLQALFFLTPIFYEIDFLPESIAQFVKLNPLALIMELGHNALLYNTWPNISDLSYIIVTSFASLFVGWTIFRKMNKKIDEVI; via the coding sequence ATGAATGAAGAAATCAAAGAAATTCTTAGTTTCAAATCATTAATCTTTACCTTTGCAGTTATGGATTTAAAGCTCAGGTATAGGAATTCAATTTTAGGTATTGCGTGGTCATTTCTCGAACCATTATTCATTTTATCCATACTAAATTTAGTTTTTAGTACAATTCTACTAAACAATATTGAATATTTTCCAATTTTTCTAATTCTTAGTCTGGTAATGTACAATATGTTTACTCGAAGTACATCAATGTCTACAGAAAGTATGTTATCAAAAGCTACCATCATAAAATCAGTTTATCTCAAACGAGAAATTTTTGCAATATCATCTACAATAACTGCATTTTTGATGATGTTGATAGAATTTTCAATTGTAATTGTATTCATAGGAGTGTTTCAATTTACACCAACAGTTACTAGTTTAGCAATTCCTTTGTTAGTGATTCTACTTTTCGTATTTTCATTAGGTATTTCGCTTCCACTATCTGCCTTAAATGTAAGATTTAGGGATACCCGAATAATTTGGACAGTATTACTCCAAGCATTGTTTTTCCTTACTCCAATATTTTATGAAATTGATTTTCTTCCAGAATCAATTGCTCAATTTGTAAAATTAAATCCACTTGCATTAATTATGGAGTTAGGTCATAATGCACTTTTGTATAACACATGGCCAAATATATCAGATTTAAGCTATATCATAGTGACAAGTTTTGCCTCATTATTTGTAGGATGGACAATATTTAGAAAGATGAACAAAAAGATTGATGAAGTAATATGA
- a CDS encoding ATP-binding cassette domain-containing protein, with protein sequence MIENKNNIIKSKEKIFQFNSNLDIKELDNSKEFNFEENEKFSISLWVKFYGKQYGSALSKMNDDKSDMFKGWDVRFHVENEEQKIIFYMNNNYPSNCLIHQTGPINEIGDYKWHHLVFAFNGLTEAGSLEIFIDGVKTEVYCTGNSLKENFSNMHPITMGGRFKDKNHFNGKICKIRIIKNKLSIDEILKISKEVPLEENNKKIEIIKDEIVLKASNITRNFRIHQENDDEVFRKLRSIITKKTGYKDLNVLNDISFELKKGEVLGILGRNGSGKSTLLKILGKIMNPTSGEIEVHGRISSFISIGAGFHPEISAAQNIVLYGVILGLKKHEMEQKIDEVIRFAELEGFENSRIKDFSTGMLMRLALSTALCVDPDILLIDEVLSVGDYSFQEKSNKAFQLIKKSGKSIIFVSHNLRQLEEFCDRVILLENGKIIDSGKPEKVIESYVKLMKK encoded by the coding sequence ATGATTGAAAACAAAAATAACATAATTAAATCAAAGGAAAAAATTTTTCAATTTAACTCAAATTTGGATATTAAAGAATTAGATAATTCAAAAGAATTCAATTTTGAAGAAAATGAAAAATTCTCCATAAGTTTATGGGTTAAATTTTATGGAAAACAGTATGGTTCAGCTCTATCAAAGATGAATGATGATAAATCTGATATGTTTAAGGGGTGGGATGTTAGATTTCATGTTGAAAATGAAGAACAAAAGATAATTTTTTACATGAACAATAATTATCCGAGTAATTGTTTAATACATCAAACAGGGCCTATTAATGAAATTGGAGATTACAAATGGCATCATTTGGTTTTTGCCTTTAATGGATTAACAGAAGCTGGAAGTTTAGAGATTTTTATTGATGGAGTTAAAACAGAAGTATACTGTACAGGAAATTCTTTAAAAGAAAATTTTTCAAATATGCATCCAATTACAATGGGGGGTAGATTCAAAGATAAAAATCATTTTAATGGAAAAATATGTAAGATTAGAATAATAAAAAATAAGTTAAGCATTGATGAAATTTTAAAAATTTCTAAAGAAGTACCGTTGGAAGAAAATAATAAAAAAATAGAAATTATTAAAGATGAAATTGTTCTAAAAGCATCTAATATTACAAGAAATTTTAGAATACATCAAGAAAACGATGATGAAGTGTTTAGAAAACTTAGATCAATTATAACAAAAAAAACAGGATATAAGGATTTGAATGTTCTTAACGATATTTCTTTTGAATTAAAAAAAGGCGAAGTGTTAGGGATTTTAGGTAGAAATGGTTCAGGAAAAAGCACACTTTTAAAAATTTTAGGTAAAATTATGAATCCTACATCAGGAGAAATAGAAGTTCATGGAAGAATCTCATCTTTTATATCAATAGGTGCAGGGTTTCATCCCGAGATCTCTGCAGCACAAAACATCGTTTTGTATGGAGTTATTTTAGGATTAAAAAAACATGAAATGGAGCAAAAGATTGATGAAGTAATACGATTTGCAGAGTTAGAAGGCTTCGAGAATTCACGAATAAAGGATTTTTCTACAGGAATGCTTATGAGACTAGCATTATCTACTGCACTATGTGTGGACCCAGACATTCTTCTAATCGATGAAGTGTTATCTGTTGGAGATTATTCATTTCAGGAAAAAAGTAATAAAGCGTTTCAACTTATAAAGAAATCAGGAAAATCAATAATATTTGTTAGTCATAATTTAAGACAATTAGAAGAGTTTTGTGACAGGGTCATTTTGTTGGAAAATGGAAAAATTATTGATTCAGGTAAACCAGAAAAAGTAATAGAGTCATATGTAAAATTAATGAAAAAATAA
- a CDS encoding aldolase/citrate lyase family protein: MKIFSQNLTNYGIDIPSDVIFRINLAWINNINELKKILTKHNKHKIFLDLPINRTKPPSNSYSLKEIIHVLNNFSNVKYLAISNVETADDLKKYFEYIPKNLNIVPKIESPKGVNNIKEITDILISEHKVVMLDHDDLFSSMLKSNENPIKFKSYVSNLVNFCEKNNIILLRTIGVIFGNEEKRTTQYIK; this comes from the coding sequence ATGAAAATTTTTTCACAGAATTTAACTAACTATGGAATAGACATTCCATCAGATGTAATTTTTAGAATAAATTTAGCATGGATAAACAACATAAATGAACTCAAAAAAATTCTAACAAAACATAATAAACACAAAATATTTTTAGACTTACCAATAAATAGAACAAAACCACCATCTAATAGTTATTCATTAAAAGAAATAATCCATGTTTTAAATAATTTTTCTAATGTAAAATATTTAGCAATTTCCAATGTTGAGACTGCAGATGATTTAAAAAAATATTTTGAGTATATCCCGAAAAATCTTAATATTGTACCAAAAATTGAAAGTCCAAAAGGAGTAAACAACATCAAAGAGATTACAGATATTTTGATTAGTGAACATAAAGTGGTAATGTTAGATCATGATGATCTTTTCTCATCCATGTTAAAATCTAATGAAAACCCTATTAAATTCAAGTCATATGTATCAAATTTAGTAAATTTTTGTGAAAAAAACAACATTATTCTTCTAAGAACCATAGGTGTCATATTTGGCAATGAAGAAAAACGTACTACGCAATACATAAAATAA
- a CDS encoding sulfotransferase family 2 domain-containing protein, whose protein sequence is MDSPIQIEYKLRDKDTLYFLHIPKTAGGTLISYLDENFDLDQICRKHYWSEWFDDIPRDFSRYRLYRGELGVSLNKFLNKKPMYLTVLRDPLKRTISHFETLRRVLGPAVIDFFSKSNEISDFITDPHYGLMLKNVQTRYLSLELDVPKILESIEYRSKDFLIESISEFLSPNLSDSELIQIAKKNLASSAFVGIVEKFEESLFLLYYTFGWKPKKTNLQKNKSNTPINQKEISEKTISKILDFNKLDKELYEYGKNIFEKRYSLMVNTLKEKYYESKFNNISFNEMMYELLEKNYEERTYRDTNNTNQIELYFHKKLVGTGWHSRENHNDTGKIFRWTGPEKISTIDLPLSRENDLIIEFRVLMSITPEILKNLKVKINNYEINLKILFNNQGITTFQGIISKHILQNGKNFSVLSFHVPKTLSPHDINKNLADKRKIGMAIDYIKIKSIV, encoded by the coding sequence ATGGATAGTCCCATTCAAATAGAATATAAATTAAGAGACAAAGACACTTTATATTTTCTCCACATACCAAAGACTGCAGGGGGGACATTAATTTCATATCTTGATGAAAATTTTGATCTTGATCAAATATGTCGCAAACATTATTGGAGTGAGTGGTTTGATGATATTCCAAGAGATTTTTCTAGATATAGGTTATACAGAGGAGAATTAGGTGTAAGTCTCAACAAATTTCTAAATAAAAAACCAATGTATTTAACAGTATTAAGAGATCCATTAAAACGCACAATATCTCATTTTGAAACACTCAGAAGAGTACTAGGTCCTGCAGTTATAGATTTTTTTTCAAAATCAAACGAAATATCAGATTTTATCACAGATCCACATTATGGTTTGATGCTAAAAAATGTACAAACACGCTATCTTAGTTTAGAGTTAGATGTTCCAAAAATTTTGGAATCAATAGAATATAGATCAAAAGATTTTTTGATAGAATCTATATCAGAATTTTTATCACCAAATTTATCTGATAGTGAATTAATTCAAATTGCGAAAAAAAATCTAGCATCAAGTGCATTTGTAGGAATTGTTGAAAAATTTGAAGAATCATTATTTTTGTTATATTATACTTTTGGTTGGAAACCAAAAAAGACAAATTTACAAAAAAACAAATCAAATACTCCGATAAACCAAAAAGAAATATCAGAAAAAACAATATCAAAAATATTAGATTTTAATAAATTAGATAAGGAATTATATGAGTATGGAAAAAATATTTTTGAAAAACGTTATTCATTAATGGTAAATACATTAAAAGAAAAATATTATGAATCAAAATTTAACAATATTTCATTTAATGAAATGATGTACGAATTATTAGAGAAAAATTACGAAGAAAGGACTTATAGAGATACAAATAATACAAATCAAATAGAACTTTATTTTCATAAAAAACTAGTAGGCACTGGGTGGCATTCTAGGGAAAATCACAATGATACTGGAAAAATTTTTAGATGGACAGGACCAGAAAAAATATCTACAATAGATTTACCACTTTCTAGAGAAAATGATTTGATAATTGAATTTCGTGTTTTAATGTCCATAACTCCAGAAATATTAAAAAATTTGAAAGTCAAAATTAATAATTATGAAATTAATCTTAAGATTTTATTTAATAATCAAGGAATCACAACATTTCAAGGAATAATCTCAAAACATATTTTGCAAAATGGAAAAAATTTTTCTGTTTTGTCATTTCATGTTCCAAAAACTCTTAGTCCGCATGACATTAACAAAAATTTAGCAGATAAAAGAAAAATTGGGATGGCAATAGATTATATTAAAATTAAATCAATTGTTTAA